A DNA window from Zingiber officinale cultivar Zhangliang chromosome 3A, Zo_v1.1, whole genome shotgun sequence contains the following coding sequences:
- the LOC122051505 gene encoding probable serine acetyltransferase 1: MPGRQVNHHDAALMVPTHHPPESESESEESWLWAKIKAEAHRDAESEPALASFLYATVLSHPSLARSLAFHLANKLCSSTLLSNLLYDLFLHSLSSSPSLISAVVADLVAAHQRDPACASYSHCLLNYKGFLAVQAHRVSHLLWTQSRRPLALALQSRIADVFAVDIHPAARIGKGILLDHATGVVVGETAVIGNNVSILHHVTLGGTGKAVGDRHPKIGDGVLIGAGATILGNIRIGEGAKIGAGSVVLIDVPPRTTAVGNPARLVGGKGKPSRHEDLPSESMDHTSFIQEWSDYII; the protein is encoded by the coding sequence ATGCCGGGGAGGCAGGTGAACCACCACGACGCCGCGCTGATGGTACCGACGCACCATCCGCCGGAGTCGGAATCGGAGTCGGAGGAGTCATGGCTGTGGGCGAAGATTAAGGCGGAGGCGCACCGCGACGCGGAATCGGAGCCGGCCCTAGCGAGCTTCCTGTACGCCACCGTCCTCTCCCACCCCTCCCTCGCCCGGTCCCTCGCCTTCCATCTCGCCAATAAGCTCTGCTCCTCCACTCTTCTTTCCAACCTGCTCtacgatctcttcctccactCCTTATCCTCCTCCCCCTCCCTTATCTCCGCCGTCGTCGCCGACCTTGTCGCCGCCCACCAACGTGACCCCGCCTGCGCCTCCTACTCCCACTGCCTCCTCAACTACAAGGGCTTCCTCGCCGTCCAGGCCCACCGCGTCTCCCACCTCCTCTGGACCCAGAGCCGCCGCCCTCTCGCCCTTGCACTACAGTCCCGGATCGCAGACGTCTTCGCAGTCGACATCCACCCCGCCGCCCGGATCGGTAAAGGCATCCTCCTGGACCACGCCACCGGCGTCGTGGTCGGCGAGACCGCCGTCATCGGCAACAACGTCTCCATCCTCCACCACGTCACGCTCGGCGGCACCGGCAAGGCCGTCGGGGACCGGCACCCCAAGATCGGCGACGGCGTTCTTATCGGCGCTGGCGCCACAATACTCGGGAACATCCGCATCGGCGAGGGGGCCAAAATCGGGGCCGGATCCGTGGTTCTCATCGATGTGCCGCCGAGGACCACCGCCGTGGGAAACCCTGCACGGCTCGTCGGCGGGAAGGGCAAGCCCTCAAGGCACGAAGACCTACCCAGTGAATCAATGGATCACACTTCTTTCATCCAGGAGTGGTCGGACTACATTATCTGA